The Sardina pilchardus chromosome 19, fSarPil1.1, whole genome shotgun sequence genome window below encodes:
- the rps6kb1b gene encoding ribosomal protein S6 kinase beta-1: protein MCDSRPWRRCMFVHEAGRETYYFGLTRATPKLTIMAGVFDIDLDQPEENVSDEELEETQITDFMDQCSGFEFNMDDCEKIEISEDSVNQGSENIKPECFELLRVLGKGGYGKVFQVRKVAGAASGKIFAMKVLKKAMIVRNAKDTAHTKAERNILEEVKHPFIVDLIYAFQTGGKLYLILEYLSGGELFMQLEREGIFMEDTACFYLAEISMALGHLHQKGIIYRDLKPENIMLNNHGHVKLTDFGLCKESIHDGTVTHTFCGTIEYMAPEILMRSGHNRAVDWWSLGALMYDMLTGAPPFTGENRKKTIDKILKCKLNLPPYLTQEARDLLKKLLKRSASSRLGATTGDAGEVQAHPFFRHINWEDLLARKVEPPFKPFLQSAEDVSQFDSKFTSQTPVDSPDDSTLSESANQVFLGFTYVAPSVLENVKEKFSFEPKIRSPRRFLGSPRTPISPVRFAGDWHAGPPLPVGASLAPPEQAMEESSLEQMDVTASSEASAPLPIRPPAGAPLGQFKQQAYPVMAKRPEHLRMNL, encoded by the exons atgtgtgacaGTCGGCCATGGCGGCGATGTATGTTTGTCCATGAGGCGGGAAGGGAGACCTATTATTTCGGATTAACACGAGCAACACCAAAGTTAACGATTATGGCTGGAGTATTCGACATAGATTTGGACCAGCCGGAGGAAAATGTTTCCgacgaggagctggaggag ACGCAGATCACTGACTTCATGGATCAATGCAGTGGATTTGAGTT TAACATGGATGATTGTGAGAAGATTGAGATATCCGAGGACAGCGTGAACCAGGGCTCGGAAAACATCAAGCCAGAGTGTTTCGAACTTCTGCGTGTATTGGGGAAAGGAGGGTATGGTAAG GTTTTCCAAGTCCGAAAAGTAGCTGGAGCAGCATCAGGAAAAATATTTGCCATGAAAGTTTTAAAGAAG GCTATGATTGTGCGCAACGCTAAAGACACAGCCCACACCAAGGCAGAGAGGAACATTCTGGAGGAGGTGAAGCACCCCTTCATCGTGGACCTGATCTACGCTTTCCAGACGGGGGGCAAGCTTTACCTGATCCTGGAGTACCTGAGCG GTGGCGAACTCTTCATgcagctggagagggagggcaTCTTCATGGAGGACACAGCCTG CTTTTATTTGGCAGAAATCTCCATGGCCCTCGGCCACCTGCACCAGAAGGGCATCATTTATCGAGACCTCAAGCCAGAGAACATCATGCTCAACAACCATG GCCACGTGAAGCTAACAGACTTTGGTCTGTGTAAAGAGTCTATCCATGATGGGACGGTTACGCACACCTTCTGTGGTACCATAGAATACAT GGCCCCAGAGATCCTGATGAGGAGTGGCCACAACAGAGCGGTGGATTGGTGGAGCCTTGGCGCTCTCATGTACGACATGCTGACGGGAGCA CCACCATTCACGGGAGAAAACCGTAAGAAAACCATCGACAAAATCCTGAAGTGCAAGCTAAACCTGCCACCCTACCTCACCCAAGAAgccagggacctcctcaaaAAG TTGTTGAAAAGAAGTGCCTCCTCTCGTCTTGGAGCTACCACTGGTGATGCTGGAGAGGTGCAG GCCCACCCCTTCTTCAGACACATCAACTGGGAGGATCTGCTGGCCAGGAAGGTGGAGCCGCCCTTCAAGCCCTtcttg CAATCGGCTGAAGACGTGAGCCAGTTCGACTCCAAGTTCACCAGCCAGACGCCTGTGGACAGCCCCGACGACTCCACCCTCAGCGAGAGCGCCAACCAAGTCTTCCTG GGTTTTACGTATGTAGCTCCGTCTGTACTGGAGAACGTAAAGGAGAAGTTCTCATTCGAGCCAAAAATACGCTCCCCCCGACGCTTCCTAGGAAGCCCAAGAACACCCATCAG CCCAGTGAGGTTTGCTGGGGACTGGCACGCGGGGCCCCCCCTGCCCGTGGGTGCGTCCCTGGCCCCCCCGGAGCAGGCCATGGAGGAGTCCAGCCTGGAGCAGATGGACGTGACTGCTAGCAGCGAGGCCTCGGCCCCCCTGCCCATCCGCCCCCCCGCCGGCGCCCCCCTGGGCCAGTTCAAGCAGCAGGCGTACCCAGTCATGGCCAAgcggcccgagcacctgcgcaTGAACCTATGA